A section of the Actinomycetes bacterium genome encodes:
- a CDS encoding phage holin family protein, with amino-acid sequence MLRWILDWVIMTFSIAVTSYFLPFVAIMGDTTGEKFRIAFLAGLLLGLLHTFIKPIVKFLSLPINILTLGLFNIVINAGMLWIVDYFLSGLKVNGFWGYVVSSVLISIISIILTKIIYYERKKRE; translated from the coding sequence TTGCTTAGATGGATTCTGGATTGGGTCATAATGACTTTTTCTATCGCGGTAACTTCCTATTTTTTACCCTTTGTGGCCATAATGGGCGACACCACCGGTGAAAAATTTAGGATAGCTTTTCTGGCAGGGCTTCTATTGGGTTTGCTGCATACTTTTATCAAACCTATTGTAAAGTTTCTGTCGCTGCCCATAAACATATTAACTCTGGGGTTATTCAATATTGTTATAAATGCTGGTATGCTATGGATTGTTGATTATTTCCTGAGCGGCCTGAAGGTTAATGGTTTCTGGGGTTATGTGGTCAGCTCGGTACTGATAAGCATAATAAGTATAATATTGACCAAGATAATTTATTATGAGAGAAAAAAAAGAGAATAA
- the rapZ gene encoding RNase adapter RapZ: MREKKENKVNLIIITGLSGAGKTEALNYFEDAGYYCIDNLPASLLLNLIDFFSVSHKSISNIAVAIDLRSGYFFDHIHKALEQLKQRNISYRILFLEASKSVIVNRYSLTRRKHPLVEYGDIGKGVEQEIEKMHKLRKKSDLIIDTTLLSAKELRMAITERMVTGIKKSDLLQISVISFGYKYGLPDNVDMVMDVRFLPNPFYDENLKDLNGTNKQVIDFVLSRNETKRFLRMLEKMLDFLIPNYIEEGKSYLGIGIGCSGGKHRSVVLSEKISDYLRIKGYSVKITHKDIGRG, from the coding sequence ATGAGAGAAAAAAAAGAGAATAAGGTAAATCTGATTATAATTACCGGCCTGTCCGGAGCCGGCAAGACCGAGGCCCTGAATTATTTTGAAGATGCCGGCTATTACTGTATTGACAACCTGCCGGCCAGCCTTCTGCTGAACCTCATTGACTTTTTTTCGGTGAGCCATAAAAGCATAAGCAATATAGCGGTGGCCATTGATTTAAGGAGCGGTTATTTCTTTGACCATATTCATAAGGCCTTAGAGCAGCTGAAGCAGAGGAATATAAGTTACAGAATACTGTTTCTGGAAGCTTCCAAAAGCGTGATTGTTAACCGGTACTCACTAACCAGAAGGAAGCATCCACTGGTAGAATACGGGGATATTGGTAAAGGGGTGGAGCAGGAAATAGAGAAGATGCATAAACTGAGGAAGAAGTCTGATTTAATTATTGATACCACCCTGCTCAGTGCCAAGGAACTGAGGATGGCCATAACCGAAAGGATGGTAACCGGGATCAAGAAGAGTGATCTGCTTCAGATATCGGTTATATCTTTTGGCTACAAATACGGTCTTCCTGATAACGTGGATATGGTTATGGATGTGAGGTTTCTGCCCAATCCTTTTTATGATGAAAATCTCAAGGATTTAAATGGGACCAATAAGCAGGTTATAGACTTTGTGTTGTCCCGAAATGAAACCAAAAGGTTTTTGAGAATGCTTGAAAAGATGCTTGATTTTCTTATCCCCAACTATATTGAGGAAGGTAAAAGTTACCTGGGCATAGGCATAGGATGCAGCGGAGGCAAACACCGGTCGGTGGTTCTTTCAGAAAAGATTTCTGATTATTTAAGGATTAAGGGATATTCGGTTAAAATAACCCATAA